The proteins below come from a single Cannabis sativa cultivar Pink pepper isolate KNU-18-1 chromosome 3, ASM2916894v1, whole genome shotgun sequence genomic window:
- the LOC115708940 gene encoding F-box protein CPR1: protein MANPEKEVFFNNNHNNTISCDFLENILSKLDTKSLKLCECVSKSWLSLLRTPYFINLHLHSQQPHVVFLKKKVRKFYHTLSICDGENFAEISLQKFPFIERDYSSPLFMGSDNGVLGLFCFRTDVIHLWNPTINEYKELPIFLDSSCVDSVLGLGYDPLTNDIKVVRFTSLDENGVVGTHNLFKHGNQVWIFSLRNNSWKKMAMPNIFSEFEIPISDITISVGLGCSIVLNECIHWMVWFVNRIGYNQSSLGIVSFDISNETFKHIKLPKTVKLERDYGNNLANFSGFLSFFTLSEFQVVEIWVMKKYGDSDSWFKYLSCNLLTLLPNRFGQSCSYIPVGFLRNGTLVISCTETDYWYCYDTKSRRVGNVSKRFGVSDFTTYVESAFKLND from the coding sequence ATGGCTAATCCAGAAAAAGAAGTGTTTTTCAACAACAACCATAATAATACTATCTCTTGTGATTTTCTTGAGAACATTCTCTCAAAACTCGATACCAAATCTCTTAAACTATGCGAATGCGTCTCGAAATCTTGGCTCTCTCTGCTAAGAACTCCCTACTTCATCAATCTCCACCTCCATAGTCAACAACCTCATGTTGTTTTCCTCAAAAAAAAGGTAAGGAAATTTTATCACACTTTATCCATTTGTGATGGTGAAAATTTTGCCGAGATTTCTTTACAAAAATTTCCCTTTATTGAGAGGGATTACTCATCTCCATTATTTATGGGAAGTGATAATGGTGTGTTGGGACTTTTCTGCTTTAGAACTGATGTGATTCATTTATGGAATCCCACCATTAATGAGTATAAAGAATTGCCTATTTTTCTTGACTCGAGCTGTGTTGACTCTGTGCTTGGACTCGGTTATGATCCATTAACCAATGATATCAAAGTTGTTAGGTTCACATCTCTAGATGAGAATGGTGTTGTTGGTACCCATAATTTGTTCAAACATGGCAACCAAGTTTGGATTTTTAGTTTGAGAAACAATTCATGGAAAAAAATGGCTATGCCTAACATATTTTCAGAATTTGAAATTCCTATTTCTGATATAACAATTTCTGTTGGTTTGGGTTGTTCCATTGTTTTAAATGAGTGTATTCATTGGATGGTTTGGTTTGTAAACAGAATTGGTTATAACCAATCATCTTTAGGGATAGTTTCTTTTGATATAAGTAATGAGACTTTCAAGCATATAAAGTTACCTAAAACTGTGAAACTTGAAAGAGATTATGGTAACAACCTAGCTAACTTTTCTGGGTTTCTTTCCTTTTTCACTTTGAGTGAATTTCAAGTAGTTGAGATTTGGGTTATGAAGAAATATGGTGACTCAGATTCTTGGTTCAAATATTTGTCATGCAATTTACTCACTCTTCTTCCAAATAGGTTTGGTCAAAGTTGTAGCTACATTCCAGTTGGTTTTTTAAGAAATGGGACTCTTGTAATTTCTTGTACTGAAACTGATTATTGGTATTGTTATGATACCAAAAGTAGGAGGGTTGGAAATGTGAGTAAAAGATTTGGTGTATCAGATTTCACTACTTATGTTGAGAGTGCTTTTAAGTTAAATGATTGA
- the LOC115709531 gene encoding ribonuclease J isoform X2, whose protein sequence is MLVSCFQTMMNLESKKLSLIPHLSKDGITKLKRLSLHMVTRITLVIPALDSNTPIFASSFTMELIRKRLKENGIFVSSRLKVFRTKRKFMAGPFEIEPIRVTHSIPDCCGLVLRCADGTILHTGDWKIDESPLDGKVFDREGLEELSKEGVTLMMSDSTNVLSPGRTTSESHVADALLKHISAAKGRVITTQFASNIHRLGSVKAAADLTGRKLVFVGMSLRTYLDAAFKDGKAPIDPSSLVKVEDIEAYAPKDLLIVTTGSQAEPRAALNLASFGSSHFLKLNKEDLVLYSAKVIPGNESRVMDMLNRISEIGSTIVMGKNEGLHTSGHAYRGELEEVLRIVKPQHFLPVHGELLFLKEHELLGKSTGIRHTTVIKNGEMLGVSHLRNRKVLSNGFISLGKENLQLKYSDGDKAFGTSSELCVDERLKIALDGIIVVSMEILRPQNVNGLSENTIKGKIRITTRCLWLDKGKLLDALHKAAHAALSSCPVNCPLAHMERIVSEVLRKLVRKYSGKRPEVIAIALENPAAVISDEVSARLSGKSHVGFETSALKRKIDGHPNKGKSNKVQAEAEVANRNSVSDINLQQDLEVDGVEMELLPEEETTTSTFDSDILSSDSKESDEFWKPFTTGSAIPVDNVVDENNDSISSQEQSLLENGAKESIETTTDSTPKPSKPVKRNKWTNQEVMKLIKLRGQLDGRFQVVKGRMALWEEISKEMLSDGMNRSPGQCKSRWTSLVQEYEDTKSGKKSNKSWPYYEDMDTILSDSEAIAA, encoded by the exons ATGCTGGTGTCATGTTTCCAGA CTATGATGAACTTGGAGTCCAAAAAATTATCCCTGATACCACATTTATCAAAAGATGGAATCACAAAATTGAAGCGGTTATCATTACACATGGTCACGAGGATCACATTG GTGATTCCAGCTTTGGATTCCAATACTCCAATATTTGCATCATCATTTACCATGGAG CTTATCAGAAAAAGACTTAAGGAGAATGGGATTTTTGTTTCATCTAGACTTAAAGTATTCAGAACAAAAAGGAAATTTATGGCCGGACCATTTGAAATAGAACCTATACGGGTCACCCATTCTATTCCTGATTGTTGTGGGTTAGTTCTTCGCTGTGCTGATGGTACAATTCTTCATACCGGGGACTGGAAG ATTGATGAGTCACCATTGGATGGTAAAGTTTTTGACCGTGAAGGTTTAGAGGAACTATCAAAAGAAGGAGTGACATTG ATGATGAGTGACTCTACAAATGTTCTCTCACCTGGAAGGACAACAAGCGAATCTCATGTGGCAGATGCACTGTTGAAACATATCTCAGCTGCTAAAGGAAGGGTTATTACCACTCAGTTCGCATCAAATATACACCGTCTAGGAAGTGTGAAAGCTGCTGCTGATTTAACCGGTCGAAAGCTG GTATTTGTTGGTATGTCTTTAAGGACATACCTTGATGCAGCTTTTAAGGATGGGAAGGCGCCAATTGATCCGTCATCTTTG GTGAAAGTGGAAGATATTGAAGCCTATGCTCCAAAGGATTTGCTAATTGTCACAACTGGCTCTCAA GCAGAGCCACGTGCTGCTCTGAATCTTGCATCTTTTGGAAGCAGTCATTTCCTCAAATTGAACAAAGAAGATTTAGTCTTGTATTCAGCTAAG GTGATTCCTGGTAATGAATCTCGGGTAATGGATATGTTAAACCGCATATCAGAGATTGGATCAACGATAGTTATGGGTAAGAATGAGGGGTTGCACACATCTGGTCATGCCTATCGTGGAGAATTG GAGGAAGTTCTAAGGATTGTGAAGCCACAACATTTTCTGCCAGTACATGGAGAACTTTTGTTCCTCAAAGAGCATGAATTGCTTGGGAAATCAACTGGTATCCGGCACACTACT GTTATAAAAAATGGAGAGATGCTTGGGGTTTCTCATTTAAGAAACAGAAAAGTTTTGTCCAACGGTTTCATCTCACTTGGGAAAGAGAATTTGCAG TTAAAGTATAGTGATGGTGATAAAGCATTTGGAACATCAAGTGAACTTTGTGTTGATGAGAGGTTAAAAATTGCATTAGATGGCATTATTGTGGTCAG CATGGAAATTTTACGTCCTCAAAATGTGAATGGGCTGTCTGAAAATACCATAAAAGGAAAGATAAGAATCACAACACGATGTTTGTGGCTGGATAAAGGAAAGCTATTAGATGCACTTCATAAAGCTGCGCATGCTGCACTTTCGAGCTGCCCTGTAAATTGTCCTCTAGCTCACATGGAAAGAATCGTATCCGAGGTCTTGAGGAAATTGGTAAGAAAATACAGTGGTAAAAGACCAGAAGTGATTGCCATTGCTCTGGAGAACCCTGCAGCAGTTATCTCGGATGAAGTCAGTGCAAGACTATCTGGCAAGTCCCATGTTGGTTTTGAGACTTCAGCATTGAAAAGAAAGATTGATGGACACCCAAATAAGGGCAAATCAAATAAAGTGCAAGCAGAAGCAGAAGTAGCAAACCGCAATTCAGTTTCGGACATCAATTTGCAACAAGATTTGGAAG TTGATGGTGTTGAAATGGAACTACTACCCGAAGAAGAAACTACAACTTCGACTTTTGATTCAGACATATTATCTTCTGATTCAAAAGAATCAGATGAGTTTTGGAAGCCATTTACTACTGGGTCAGCAATACCTGTTGACAATGTGGTAGACGAAAACAATGACTCTATTTCAAGTCAGGAACAAAGTCTACTCGAGAATGGTGCTAAAGAAAGCATCGAAACAACAACGGATTCTACACCAAAGCCTTCCAAACCTGTCAAACGCAATAAGTGGACCAACCAGGAAGTTATGAAGTTGATTAAACTGCGAGGACAACTAGATGGAAGATTCCAAGTTGTGAAGGGAAGAATGGCCCTATGGGAAGAAATATCTAAAGAAATGTTGTCTGATGGGATGAATAGAAGCCCGGGACAATGCAAGTCTCGATGGACGTCTCTGGTTCAGGAATACGAG GATACCAAAAGTGGTAAGAAAAGCAACAAGTCATGGCCATATTATGAAGACATGGACACAATTTTATCCGATTCCGAGGCAATAGCAGCATAG
- the LOC115709531 gene encoding ribonuclease J isoform X1, with protein MKLELLGGFSPSSSSSSYSSHSAPYSPFFSPKMVALGSLSLCPCSLLWRPNFTRRSVSCSIDTPNAVGASKSNVSAQRRKGRKEGPRKSMEDSVQRKMEQFYEGREGPPIRVLPIGGLGEIGMNCMLVGNYDRYILIDAGVMFPDYDELGVQKIIPDTTFIKRWNHKIEAVIITHGHEDHIGALPWVIPALDSNTPIFASSFTMELIRKRLKENGIFVSSRLKVFRTKRKFMAGPFEIEPIRVTHSIPDCCGLVLRCADGTILHTGDWKIDESPLDGKVFDREGLEELSKEGVTLMMSDSTNVLSPGRTTSESHVADALLKHISAAKGRVITTQFASNIHRLGSVKAAADLTGRKLVFVGMSLRTYLDAAFKDGKAPIDPSSLVKVEDIEAYAPKDLLIVTTGSQAEPRAALNLASFGSSHFLKLNKEDLVLYSAKVIPGNESRVMDMLNRISEIGSTIVMGKNEGLHTSGHAYRGELEEVLRIVKPQHFLPVHGELLFLKEHELLGKSTGIRHTTVIKNGEMLGVSHLRNRKVLSNGFISLGKENLQLKYSDGDKAFGTSSELCVDERLKIALDGIIVVSMEILRPQNVNGLSENTIKGKIRITTRCLWLDKGKLLDALHKAAHAALSSCPVNCPLAHMERIVSEVLRKLVRKYSGKRPEVIAIALENPAAVISDEVSARLSGKSHVGFETSALKRKIDGHPNKGKSNKVQAEAEVANRNSVSDINLQQDLEVDGVEMELLPEEETTTSTFDSDILSSDSKESDEFWKPFTTGSAIPVDNVVDENNDSISSQEQSLLENGAKESIETTTDSTPKPSKPVKRNKWTNQEVMKLIKLRGQLDGRFQVVKGRMALWEEISKEMLSDGMNRSPGQCKSRWTSLVQEYEDTKSGKKSNKSWPYYEDMDTILSDSEAIAA; from the exons ATGAAGCTAGAGCTTTTGGGAGGTTTCTCTCcctcctcctcttcttcttcttattcttctcACTCAGCTCCGTATTCACCATTCTTCTCTCCCAAAATGGTCGCCTTGGGTTCTCTTTCGCTTTGTCCTTGTAGTCTGCTATGGCGCCCAAACTTCACTAGGCGCTCTGTTTCCTGCTCTATTGACACTCCCAATGCTGTAG GTGCTTCTAAATCTAATGTGTCGGCCCAGAGAAGAAAAGGGAGAAAAGAAGGTCCTAGGAAAAGTATGGAGGACTCTGTTCAGCGCAAGATGGAGCAATTCTATGAAGGGCGTGAAGGCCCACCTATTCGTGTTCTTCCCATTGGAGGCCTTGGTGAAATTGGGATGAATTGTATGTTGGTTGGAAATTATGATCGATATATTCTCATTGATGCTGGTGTCATGTTTCCAGA CTATGATGAACTTGGAGTCCAAAAAATTATCCCTGATACCACATTTATCAAAAGATGGAATCACAAAATTGAAGCGGTTATCATTACACATGGTCACGAGGATCACATTGGTGCGTTGCCTTGG GTGATTCCAGCTTTGGATTCCAATACTCCAATATTTGCATCATCATTTACCATGGAG CTTATCAGAAAAAGACTTAAGGAGAATGGGATTTTTGTTTCATCTAGACTTAAAGTATTCAGAACAAAAAGGAAATTTATGGCCGGACCATTTGAAATAGAACCTATACGGGTCACCCATTCTATTCCTGATTGTTGTGGGTTAGTTCTTCGCTGTGCTGATGGTACAATTCTTCATACCGGGGACTGGAAG ATTGATGAGTCACCATTGGATGGTAAAGTTTTTGACCGTGAAGGTTTAGAGGAACTATCAAAAGAAGGAGTGACATTG ATGATGAGTGACTCTACAAATGTTCTCTCACCTGGAAGGACAACAAGCGAATCTCATGTGGCAGATGCACTGTTGAAACATATCTCAGCTGCTAAAGGAAGGGTTATTACCACTCAGTTCGCATCAAATATACACCGTCTAGGAAGTGTGAAAGCTGCTGCTGATTTAACCGGTCGAAAGCTG GTATTTGTTGGTATGTCTTTAAGGACATACCTTGATGCAGCTTTTAAGGATGGGAAGGCGCCAATTGATCCGTCATCTTTG GTGAAAGTGGAAGATATTGAAGCCTATGCTCCAAAGGATTTGCTAATTGTCACAACTGGCTCTCAA GCAGAGCCACGTGCTGCTCTGAATCTTGCATCTTTTGGAAGCAGTCATTTCCTCAAATTGAACAAAGAAGATTTAGTCTTGTATTCAGCTAAG GTGATTCCTGGTAATGAATCTCGGGTAATGGATATGTTAAACCGCATATCAGAGATTGGATCAACGATAGTTATGGGTAAGAATGAGGGGTTGCACACATCTGGTCATGCCTATCGTGGAGAATTG GAGGAAGTTCTAAGGATTGTGAAGCCACAACATTTTCTGCCAGTACATGGAGAACTTTTGTTCCTCAAAGAGCATGAATTGCTTGGGAAATCAACTGGTATCCGGCACACTACT GTTATAAAAAATGGAGAGATGCTTGGGGTTTCTCATTTAAGAAACAGAAAAGTTTTGTCCAACGGTTTCATCTCACTTGGGAAAGAGAATTTGCAG TTAAAGTATAGTGATGGTGATAAAGCATTTGGAACATCAAGTGAACTTTGTGTTGATGAGAGGTTAAAAATTGCATTAGATGGCATTATTGTGGTCAG CATGGAAATTTTACGTCCTCAAAATGTGAATGGGCTGTCTGAAAATACCATAAAAGGAAAGATAAGAATCACAACACGATGTTTGTGGCTGGATAAAGGAAAGCTATTAGATGCACTTCATAAAGCTGCGCATGCTGCACTTTCGAGCTGCCCTGTAAATTGTCCTCTAGCTCACATGGAAAGAATCGTATCCGAGGTCTTGAGGAAATTGGTAAGAAAATACAGTGGTAAAAGACCAGAAGTGATTGCCATTGCTCTGGAGAACCCTGCAGCAGTTATCTCGGATGAAGTCAGTGCAAGACTATCTGGCAAGTCCCATGTTGGTTTTGAGACTTCAGCATTGAAAAGAAAGATTGATGGACACCCAAATAAGGGCAAATCAAATAAAGTGCAAGCAGAAGCAGAAGTAGCAAACCGCAATTCAGTTTCGGACATCAATTTGCAACAAGATTTGGAAG TTGATGGTGTTGAAATGGAACTACTACCCGAAGAAGAAACTACAACTTCGACTTTTGATTCAGACATATTATCTTCTGATTCAAAAGAATCAGATGAGTTTTGGAAGCCATTTACTACTGGGTCAGCAATACCTGTTGACAATGTGGTAGACGAAAACAATGACTCTATTTCAAGTCAGGAACAAAGTCTACTCGAGAATGGTGCTAAAGAAAGCATCGAAACAACAACGGATTCTACACCAAAGCCTTCCAAACCTGTCAAACGCAATAAGTGGACCAACCAGGAAGTTATGAAGTTGATTAAACTGCGAGGACAACTAGATGGAAGATTCCAAGTTGTGAAGGGAAGAATGGCCCTATGGGAAGAAATATCTAAAGAAATGTTGTCTGATGGGATGAATAGAAGCCCGGGACAATGCAAGTCTCGATGGACGTCTCTGGTTCAGGAATACGAG GATACCAAAAGTGGTAAGAAAAGCAACAAGTCATGGCCATATTATGAAGACATGGACACAATTTTATCCGATTCCGAGGCAATAGCAGCATAG
- the LOC115711204 gene encoding cycloeucalenol cycloisomerase, which yields MGDSESASPSPSLWLAPNPSKRWGELFFLLYTPFWLTLCLGIVVPYKLYERFTELEYLILGLVSAVPSFLIPLIWVGKADRSISWKDRYWVKATLWIFIFSYVGNYFWTHYFFTVLGASYTFPSWRMNNVPHTTFLLAHCCFLFYHVTSNITLRRLRHAIADMPERVQWAIEAAWILALSYFIAFLETFAIANFPYYEFVDRASMYKVGSLFYAIYFVVSFPMFLRIDEKSGAPWDLPRVAIDALGAAMLVTIILDLWRIFLGPIIPVSDTKQCLQPGLPWFHGHSTEV from the exons atgggAG ATTCAGAATCAGCTTCTCCTTCACCGAGTTTATGGTTGGCCCCCAATCCGAGTAAGAGATGGGGAGAATTGTTTTTCCTTTTGTACACTCCTTTCTGGCTCACTCTTTGCTTGGGCATCGTTGTTCCCTACAAGCTATACGAG AGATTTACGGAATTGGAGTATTTGATTCTGGGTTTGGTTTCAGCTGTTCCTTCGTTTCTTATACCATTAATATGGGTTGGAAAG GCTGATAGAAGCATTTCATGGAAGGATCGGTATTGGGTCAAG GCTACCCTTTGGATATTCATCTTTAGCTATGTTGGTAATTACTTTTGGACACACTACTTCTTCACAGTACTGGGAGCTTCATATACATTTCCATCATGGAGGATGAACAAT GTACCACATACAACTTTCCTTCTTGCTCATTGTTGCTTCCTGTTTTATCACGTAACCTCGAACATTACACTTCGTAGATTGCGGCATGCCATTGCTGACATGCCTGAAAGAGTTCAATGGGCTATTGAGGCAGCATGGATTTTGGCACTTTCTTATTTCATAGCATTTCTGGAGACTTTTGCTATTGCTAAT TTTCCTTACTATGAGTTTGTGGATCGGGCAAGCATGTATAAAGTTGGGTCTTTGTTTTATGCCATCTACTTCGTTGTGAGCTTCCCAATGTTTCTAAG GATCGATGAAAAATCTGGTGCTCCATGGGACTTACCTAGAGTTGCTATAGATGCTCTTGGTGCTGCAATGCTGGTCACCATAATACTCGATTTATGGCGCATCTTTTTGGGACCTATAATCCCAGTTTCAGACACAAAACAGTGCCTTCAACCAGGACTACCATGGTTCCATGGACATTCCACTGAAGTTTGA